From a single Sediminibacterium sp. KACHI17 genomic region:
- the dnaK gene encoding molecular chaperone DnaK encodes MGKIIGIDLGTTNSCVAVMEGNEPVVIANDEGRRTTPSVVAFLKNGERKVGDPAKRQAITNPQNTITSVKRFMGRRHDEVTEEISHWSYKVAKGDNNTVRVAIDDRLYTPQEISAMVLQKMKKTAEDYLGQEVTDAVITVPAYFNDAQRQATKEAGEIAGLNVRRIVNEPTAAALAYGLDKKNADQKIAVFDLGGGTFDISILELGDGVFEVKSTNGDTHLGGDDFDKVIMDWLADEFKTQEAIDLRKDPMALQRLKEAAEKAKIELSSSAETEINLPYITAVDGVPKHLVLKLTRAKFEALADNLFARCLKPCEAALKDAGYSTSQIDEVILVGGSTRIPKVQEIVEKFFGKKPNRGVNPDEVVAVGAAIQGAVLTGEVKDVLLLDVTPLGLGIETMGGVMTTMIPSNTTIPTKKTEVFSTASDNQPGVQIHVLQGERPMANQNKSLGIFNLDGIPPAPRGVPQIEVTFDIDANGILHVSAKDKGTGKEQKIRIEAGSGLSKEEIEKMKAEAKANEAADKEAREKVEKLNQADSLIFQTEKQFKEFGDKIPADKKAPIEAALTKLKEAHKNQDIPAIDAAMAEMNTAWTAASEEIYKAQQAAGAQPGADAAQGAADQSNGNAKNDTVEDAQFEEVK; translated from the coding sequence ATGGGCAAAATAATAGGCATTGACCTTGGAACAACGAATAGTTGTGTGGCCGTTATGGAAGGTAACGAGCCGGTAGTGATTGCAAACGATGAAGGTCGTAGAACAACTCCTTCCGTAGTGGCTTTCCTGAAAAACGGAGAGCGTAAAGTAGGGGATCCTGCCAAACGTCAGGCCATTACCAATCCGCAGAACACCATTACCAGTGTGAAGCGTTTTATGGGTCGTCGTCACGACGAAGTGACCGAAGAGATCAGTCATTGGAGTTATAAAGTAGCGAAAGGTGACAATAATACCGTTCGTGTTGCGATCGATGATCGTTTATATACCCCTCAGGAAATCTCAGCGATGGTGCTTCAGAAAATGAAGAAAACCGCTGAAGATTATCTTGGACAGGAAGTGACAGATGCAGTGATCACTGTACCTGCATATTTCAATGATGCACAGCGTCAGGCTACCAAAGAAGCCGGTGAGATCGCCGGATTGAATGTGCGCCGAATTGTGAATGAGCCTACTGCTGCGGCACTGGCTTATGGATTGGATAAGAAAAATGCGGATCAGAAGATCGCAGTGTTTGACTTGGGTGGTGGTACTTTTGATATTTCTATTCTTGAATTGGGTGATGGCGTTTTTGAAGTAAAATCTACCAACGGTGATACACACCTTGGTGGTGATGACTTTGATAAAGTGATCATGGACTGGTTAGCGGATGAATTCAAAACACAAGAAGCAATCGATCTGCGTAAAGATCCGATGGCATTACAGCGTTTGAAAGAAGCTGCTGAAAAAGCAAAAATCGAATTGAGTTCTTCTGCAGAAACAGAGATCAATCTTCCTTATATCACAGCGGTGGATGGTGTTCCTAAACACCTGGTATTGAAACTTACCCGTGCTAAGTTTGAAGCTTTGGCTGATAATCTTTTTGCACGTTGCTTGAAGCCTTGTGAAGCAGCTTTAAAAGATGCCGGTTATTCTACTTCTCAAATTGATGAAGTGATCCTCGTAGGTGGTTCTACACGTATTCCTAAAGTTCAGGAAATCGTAGAGAAATTCTTTGGAAAGAAACCTAACCGTGGCGTGAATCCGGATGAGGTAGTAGCTGTAGGTGCTGCAATTCAAGGTGCGGTATTGACCGGTGAAGTAAAAGATGTGTTGTTGTTGGATGTAACTCCATTAGGATTGGGTATTGAAACCATGGGTGGTGTTATGACAACCATGATCCCTTCAAATACAACCATTCCTACCAAGAAAACAGAAGTGTTCTCAACAGCCAGCGATAATCAACCGGGTGTACAGATCCATGTACTGCAGGGTGAGCGTCCGATGGCAAATCAGAATAAGAGTTTAGGTATCTTTAATCTGGATGGTATTCCACCTGCGCCAAGAGGTGTTCCTCAGATCGAAGTAACATTTGATATTGATGCGAATGGTATCCTGCATGTAAGTGCGAAAGATAAAGGAACAGGTAAAGAGCAGAAGATCCGTATCGAAGCGGGTAGTGGCTTGAGCAAAGAAGAGATCGAAAAGATGAAAGCAGAAGCAAAAGCCAATGAAGCTGCAGATAAAGAAGCTCGTGAAAAAGTAGAGAAGCTGAATCAGGCAGATAGTCTGATCTTCCAAACCGAGAAGCAATTCAAAGAGTTTGGTGATAAGATCCCTGCAGATAAAAAAGCTCCGATCGAAGCAGCACTCACCAAACTGAAAGAAGCGCATAAGAACCAGGATATTCCTGCGATTGATGCTGCTATGGCTGAGATGAATACTGCTTGGACAGCTGCCAGTGAAGAAATTTACAAGGCACAACAAGCTGCCGGAGCACAGCCCGGAGCAGACGCTGCTCAAGGTGCTGCAGATCAGTCAAACGGTAATGCTAAAAATGATACCGTAGAAGACGCACAGTTTGAAGAAGTGAAATAA
- a CDS encoding right-handed parallel beta-helix repeat-containing protein: MRIKWTAFLSLVISFFSVSAQDLPLITPKKGLLINSSARISPGLYQLSTSEDQALIEITGNDIQLDFTGVVLKGNTDEQRPDEFTGIAIKIMPGSRNIQIRNARINGYKIAILADSVTGLSIQQCDLSFNYRQQLKSNLDREDISDWMSYHKNDHNEWIRYGAGIYLRKCNNAKIIGNTVTNGQCGFMMTLSDSVTVADNNFSFNSGVGIGLYRSSHNLIYHNRVDWNVRGYSHGKYKRGQDSAGFLVFEQCNHNIFAFNSATHSGDGFFLWAGQHTMDTGEGGCNDNFVYGNDFSYAPTNGVEVTFSRNLIMKNVIRDCDHGIWGGYSYESDFTDNDFAFNRIGIAIEHGQNNNIALNRFLYDKTAIKLWSREKQPSDWKYAQVRDTRSMNYWIAVNQFTATETVYDIMGTDTVAFSGNLKMAHTNGLKLGDRTHDIDTSREDDPLDMDYVPDERLKKVPATKRPESEFPKGKDNIRITQWGPYNFEYPLLWLKKIDSAGRYHFEVLAPSGNWKVNGSLGFEITDKGVDSFPSYLIAKPSADAAFKEIRLEYMGDVFIDQFGKAGGNGSSFGYELYQPKQNWDIQWFSWNEATDPLTKEDAFMQLLSSTPIHQSTYDQLDFTWWGTIGKNLPADSFATVATTHIETEAGFYDIGITADDYVKVYVDGKLFIDAWDPKYTTLDELTHQRKLLELSKGIHEFKVIHAERTGIATLMFYIHPIKKQENKIMFQQKITSY, translated from the coding sequence ATGCGAATCAAATGGACGGCTTTTTTATCCTTGGTGATATCCTTTTTTTCAGTCTCGGCTCAGGATCTCCCTTTGATCACACCGAAAAAAGGGCTCTTGATCAATAGCTCAGCTCGAATAAGCCCCGGATTGTACCAATTGAGTACCTCAGAAGATCAGGCGCTGATCGAAATTACCGGGAATGACATTCAACTAGACTTTACAGGTGTTGTGCTAAAAGGAAATACAGACGAGCAGCGACCGGATGAATTTACAGGAATCGCCATCAAGATCATGCCGGGCTCCAGGAATATACAGATCCGAAACGCTCGTATCAATGGATATAAAATCGCCATATTGGCCGATAGTGTTACAGGTCTTTCCATTCAGCAATGCGATCTGAGCTTTAATTACAGACAACAGTTAAAAAGCAATCTTGACAGAGAAGATATCAGTGACTGGATGAGTTATCACAAAAATGATCATAATGAATGGATCCGTTATGGCGCAGGTATTTACTTACGCAAATGCAATAATGCAAAGATCATTGGCAATACGGTCACGAACGGACAATGCGGATTCATGATGACGTTATCGGATAGTGTAACAGTTGCTGACAACAATTTCTCGTTCAATTCAGGGGTTGGTATTGGTTTATACAGAAGTAGTCATAATCTGATCTATCATAACCGGGTAGATTGGAATGTGAGGGGGTATAGCCATGGTAAATACAAAAGAGGGCAAGACAGTGCCGGCTTTTTGGTTTTTGAACAATGTAACCACAACATATTCGCCTTTAACAGCGCTACACATAGTGGCGATGGTTTTTTTCTTTGGGCCGGACAGCATACTATGGACACGGGTGAAGGCGGCTGCAATGACAATTTTGTATACGGCAATGATTTTTCTTATGCGCCCACAAACGGTGTGGAAGTTACTTTCAGTCGCAACTTGATCATGAAAAATGTGATACGTGATTGCGACCATGGTATTTGGGGTGGCTATAGCTACGAAAGTGATTTTACAGATAATGATTTTGCCTTCAATAGAATCGGCATTGCAATTGAGCATGGCCAAAACAACAACATTGCACTCAACCGTTTTTTATATGACAAAACGGCCATCAAACTATGGTCGAGGGAAAAACAGCCATCCGACTGGAAATATGCACAGGTAAGAGATACAAGAAGTATGAACTATTGGATCGCAGTGAATCAGTTTACGGCAACTGAGACCGTATATGATATTATGGGAACCGATACCGTAGCATTCAGTGGTAATTTGAAAATGGCACATACCAACGGTCTGAAGCTGGGCGACAGAACCCATGATATTGATACTTCCAGAGAGGATGATCCACTTGATATGGATTATGTTCCGGATGAAAGACTCAAAAAAGTTCCTGCAACCAAAAGACCGGAGAGTGAGTTCCCCAAAGGAAAAGACAATATCCGTATCACACAATGGGGGCCTTATAATTTTGAATATCCTTTATTATGGCTGAAGAAAATTGATAGTGCAGGACGCTATCATTTTGAAGTACTGGCTCCATCAGGCAACTGGAAAGTGAATGGATCATTAGGATTTGAGATCACAGATAAAGGTGTGGACAGTTTCCCATCATATCTGATTGCAAAACCAAGCGCTGACGCTGCTTTCAAAGAGATCAGACTTGAATACATGGGAGATGTATTTATTGATCAGTTTGGGAAAGCAGGTGGTAATGGCAGTTCATTTGGATACGAGCTATACCAGCCCAAACAAAATTGGGATATACAATGGTTTTCATGGAATGAAGCGACCGATCCGTTAACAAAAGAAGATGCATTTATGCAACTGCTTAGCTCCACTCCCATTCATCAAAGTACTTATGATCAATTAGACTTTACCTGGTGGGGAACCATCGGAAAAAATTTACCTGCAGATTCATTTGCAACCGTAGCAACTACCCATATTGAAACAGAAGCAGGTTTTTATGATATCGGTATCACAGCTGATGATTATGTAAAAGTGTATGTAGATGGAAAACTATTCATCGATGCATGGGACCCCAAATACACAACATTGGATGAACTGACCCATCAAAGAAAATTATTGGAATTGAGCAAGGGGATACACGAATTCAAAGTGATACATGCAGAAAGAACAGGCATTGCTACATTGATGTTTTATATCCACCCTATAAAAAAACAAGAAAATAAAATCATGTTTCAGCAAAAGATCACTAGCTACTAG
- a CDS encoding GtrA family protein codes for MRNLHEHIRTLILSVVDFFYPLFRRFMPLQTYRYAACGGFNTSLDITLFFLAYNYVFDKQIIHLSFISVSAHIAAFLAAFMITFPVGFYLSRYVVFQETSVAKRKQISKYFLVVLGCLLLNYVFLKLFVEVFGWYPTISKIITTFFVVAFSYFSQKNFTFKASS; via the coding sequence ATGCGAAACTTGCACGAACATATCCGGACGCTGATCCTTTCCGTGGTTGATTTTTTCTATCCGCTTTTTCGAAGGTTCATGCCATTGCAGACCTATCGTTATGCAGCCTGTGGCGGGTTCAATACCTCTTTGGATATCACACTTTTCTTTCTGGCATACAATTATGTATTTGATAAACAGATCATTCATCTGTCTTTTATATCAGTAAGTGCGCATATCGCCGCTTTTTTGGCAGCTTTTATGATCACATTTCCGGTAGGATTTTACCTGAGCCGTTATGTGGTATTTCAGGAAACATCAGTTGCTAAAAGAAAGCAGATCAGTAAATATTTCCTGGTAGTACTTGGATGTCTACTACTGAACTATGTTTTTTTGAAACTGTTTGTAGAAGTCTTCGGATGGTATCCCACGATTTCCAAGATCATCACTACTTTTTTTGTGGTGGCTTTTAGCTATTTCTCTCAAAAGAACTTTACGTTCAAAGCTAGTAGCTAG
- the argS gene encoding arginine--tRNA ligase, with amino-acid sequence MSVVEQIKSAAATTITELYQIQIQPADILVNATKPEFEGDYTVVLFALVKQLKKSPDALGEEIGKAMLEKFPLLFSNYNIIKGFLNLSVTDAYWFQFLSEQHTNPTFGFNTVKHEKVMVEYSSPNTNKPLHLGHLRNNFLGWSIAEILKATGHDVVKTCIVNDRGVHICKSMIAWQRFANGATPASTGMKGDHFVGDYYVKFNDAYKKEMDELVASGMTKEQAEKEAPIMKDTQQMLIDWEAGKPEVMELWRTMNGWVYEGFNQTYQRIGSDFDKTYYESNTYLLGKDLVETGLTKDVFFQKEDGSVWIDLTADGLDEKLVRRKDGTSVYITQDIGLAEQKQKEFNAQQSIYVVGDEQNYHFKVLKLICQKLQLPSADGIYHLSYGMVELPSGKMKSREGTVVDADDLVEEMVNIARQKTEELGKVKDFTAEELKELYDIIGLGALKFFLLRVDPKKKMIFNPEESIDFHGFTGPFIQYTHARIKSILRKNTAAHDSWSMVHGLLPLEKELLLTLEQFPTVLNEAASEHDPSKVAIYVFNLAKTFNSFYTEHSIANAENEEKKRLRLALSQLTALTLKNGMSVLGIRVPERM; translated from the coding sequence ATGAGTGTTGTAGAACAGATCAAATCAGCAGCAGCTACCACGATCACAGAGTTGTATCAAATACAGATACAACCTGCCGATATACTGGTGAATGCTACCAAACCGGAATTTGAAGGTGATTATACGGTCGTACTTTTTGCATTGGTCAAACAACTTAAAAAGTCACCCGATGCTTTAGGTGAAGAGATTGGCAAAGCAATGCTCGAAAAATTTCCCCTGTTATTCAGCAACTATAATATCATCAAAGGTTTTTTGAATCTTTCAGTTACAGACGCTTATTGGTTTCAGTTCTTATCAGAGCAGCATACGAATCCAACATTTGGTTTCAACACTGTTAAGCATGAAAAGGTAATGGTTGAGTATTCTTCACCCAACACCAATAAACCCCTGCATTTAGGTCATTTACGTAACAATTTTTTAGGATGGAGTATTGCTGAGATATTAAAGGCCACCGGTCATGATGTTGTTAAAACCTGTATCGTAAACGACCGTGGTGTGCATATATGTAAAAGCATGATTGCTTGGCAACGATTTGCCAATGGTGCAACTCCTGCCAGTACCGGTATGAAAGGTGATCATTTTGTGGGTGATTATTATGTAAAATTCAATGACGCCTATAAAAAAGAAATGGATGAACTGGTTGCTTCAGGTATGACGAAAGAACAGGCTGAAAAAGAAGCACCCATCATGAAAGATACCCAACAAATGCTGATCGATTGGGAAGCAGGCAAGCCTGAAGTGATGGAATTGTGGCGCACCATGAATGGCTGGGTATATGAGGGTTTCAACCAAACCTATCAACGAATCGGAAGTGATTTTGACAAGACCTATTATGAAAGCAATACCTACCTGCTTGGAAAAGATCTGGTAGAAACGGGATTGACCAAAGACGTGTTTTTTCAAAAAGAAGATGGCAGTGTATGGATCGATCTGACAGCTGATGGACTCGATGAAAAACTGGTTCGAAGAAAAGATGGCACATCGGTATATATCACACAGGATATTGGATTGGCTGAGCAAAAACAAAAGGAGTTCAATGCACAGCAAAGTATCTATGTGGTGGGTGATGAACAGAATTATCATTTTAAGGTATTGAAACTGATCTGTCAGAAATTACAGCTGCCTTCTGCAGATGGTATTTATCATTTGAGTTATGGAATGGTAGAATTACCATCAGGTAAAATGAAAAGTCGTGAAGGAACGGTTGTGGATGCTGATGATCTGGTGGAGGAAATGGTAAATATTGCGCGACAAAAAACGGAAGAACTCGGGAAGGTAAAAGATTTCACAGCGGAAGAATTGAAAGAACTCTATGATATCATTGGACTGGGGGCGCTTAAATTTTTCCTCCTGCGTGTAGACCCCAAAAAGAAAATGATCTTTAATCCGGAAGAAAGCATCGATTTCCATGGATTTACGGGTCCGTTTATTCAATACACCCATGCGCGTATCAAGAGCATCCTGAGAAAAAATACTGCAGCCCATGATTCATGGTCCATGGTCCATGGACTACTTCCTCTGGAAAAAGAACTCCTCCTCACCCTCGAGCAGTTCCCAACCGTACTGAATGAAGCTGCCTCTGAACATGATCCTTCAAAAGTGGCGATCTATGTATTCAATTTGGCGAAAACCTTCAATTCATTTTATACGGAACATTCGATTGCCAATGCGGAGAATGAGGAGAAAAAAAGATTGAGACTGGCTTTATCGCAACTAACAGCACTGACCTTGAAAAATGGAATGTCTGTACTGGGTATCAGAGTACCGGAGCGGATGTAA
- a CDS encoding DUF2130 domain-containing protein, which yields MADFIIHCPNCNHQFDPGDSMRDEIEKELRAKVIDWQKKKDEEFKQKELVFQQQLQQKEEEANKKLAAEKKKLEEELRESLRKNIVADFENQLKMLQEADKEKEEKLKEARKKELEFLQKEQALKTKEEELELSLQRQLIEEREKLKEQLAKEEAEKLSIKEQEYQLRMKEMEKQIEDQKKLVEEMRRKSEQGSMQLQGEVQELMLESLLQTTFPFDKIEEVGKGVRGADCIQTVRNQFGNEAGKIIYESKRTKDFAIDWIEKLKTDMRNLGADVAVIVTQTLPKDMDRFGEKDGVYICTFNEVRSVALLLRNALLKIADAKKSQENKGDKMVMLYDYLIGSEFSEQWKAIREGFMTMKLSIQKERDAMEKLWKAREKQLEKVLLNAAHIKGSIEGIAGADAVNLNLLEDNDPLILE from the coding sequence ATGGCTGACTTTATCATACACTGTCCTAATTGTAACCACCAATTCGATCCCGGAGATTCTATGCGAGATGAGATCGAAAAAGAGCTACGTGCCAAAGTGATCGATTGGCAGAAGAAAAAAGACGAGGAATTCAAACAGAAAGAGTTGGTCTTTCAGCAACAGCTTCAACAAAAAGAAGAAGAAGCCAATAAAAAATTGGCCGCAGAAAAAAAGAAACTCGAAGAAGAATTACGTGAATCGCTTCGAAAGAACATTGTTGCTGATTTTGAGAACCAGTTAAAAATGCTTCAGGAAGCAGATAAAGAAAAGGAAGAAAAGCTCAAAGAAGCCCGTAAAAAGGAACTGGAATTCTTACAAAAAGAGCAAGCACTCAAAACCAAAGAAGAAGAATTAGAACTTTCATTACAAAGACAACTCATAGAAGAAAGAGAAAAACTCAAAGAGCAATTAGCGAAAGAGGAAGCTGAGAAACTTAGCATCAAAGAACAGGAATACCAGCTTCGCATGAAAGAAATGGAGAAGCAGATCGAAGACCAGAAAAAACTGGTGGAAGAAATGCGCCGTAAGTCAGAGCAAGGAAGTATGCAACTCCAGGGTGAAGTGCAGGAACTGATGTTGGAATCCTTATTACAAACCACTTTCCCTTTTGATAAAATTGAAGAAGTAGGAAAAGGCGTTCGCGGAGCTGATTGTATTCAAACTGTCAGAAATCAATTTGGCAATGAGGCAGGAAAGATCATCTATGAAAGTAAACGTACCAAAGATTTTGCAATCGACTGGATCGAAAAATTAAAAACAGATATGCGTAATCTGGGTGCAGATGTAGCCGTGATCGTTACACAAACCCTTCCCAAAGATATGGATCGCTTTGGTGAAAAAGATGGTGTATATATCTGCACATTCAACGAAGTAAGAAGTGTAGCCTTGTTGTTGAGAAATGCATTGCTAAAAATTGCAGATGCTAAAAAAAGTCAGGAAAACAAAGGCGATAAAATGGTGATGTTATACGACTATCTGATCGGTTCAGAATTCAGTGAACAATGGAAAGCCATCAGAGAAGGTTTTATGACCATGAAACTGAGCATTCAGAAAGAAAGAGATGCCATGGAAAAACTTTGGAAAGCCAGAGAAAAACAATTGGAAAAAGTACTACTGAATGCTGCACATATCAAAGGTTCTATTGAAGGAATCGCAGGAGCGGATGCTGTGAACCTTAATTTATTGGAAGACAATGACCCCTTGATTCTTGAATAA
- a CDS encoding 4'-phosphopantetheinyl transferase superfamily protein: MPLFYQQDINHDTRLAVWEITETESFFLEKVSLKKEIAHPLKRLQHLAGRYLLGYLFPDFPAELIEIADTRKPFLPDEQYHFSISHCGNFAAAIVSKTERVGVDIELLTPRVEKIKHKFLHLEELQMVDHASVDRIQLLTLLWSAKEAMFKWWGNGDVDFSEVLRIWQMPNALEGKINASFQKNEVDIGLQLEYRLINDLTLFWINS; the protein is encoded by the coding sequence GTGCCTCTGTTTTATCAACAAGATATCAACCACGATACTCGTTTAGCAGTATGGGAGATCACTGAGACCGAATCATTTTTTTTGGAGAAGGTTTCATTGAAAAAAGAAATCGCTCATCCCCTTAAACGCTTACAACATCTGGCGGGTCGCTATTTGTTAGGGTATTTGTTTCCGGATTTTCCTGCTGAACTCATTGAGATCGCAGATACGCGAAAACCGTTTCTTCCAGATGAACAATATCATTTTTCTATTTCGCACTGTGGAAATTTTGCAGCTGCTATTGTCAGCAAAACAGAAAGGGTAGGAGTCGATATTGAACTTTTAACGCCGCGTGTTGAAAAGATCAAACATAAATTTCTACACCTTGAAGAATTGCAGATGGTTGATCATGCGAGTGTTGATAGAATTCAATTACTCACTTTATTGTGGAGTGCGAAAGAAGCCATGTTCAAATGGTGGGGGAATGGAGATGTGGATTTTAGTGAGGTATTAAGAATTTGGCAAATGCCAAATGCTTTGGAAGGAAAGATCAATGCCTCTTTTCAAAAAAATGAAGTGGATATAGGATTGCAACTAGAATATCGTTTGATCAATGACTTGACTTTGTTTTGGATCAATTCTTAA
- the dcd gene encoding dCTP deaminase has translation MILTDKRILEEMDKGTIKIEPYNRADLGSNSYDVHLGKTLAVYVDEVLDAKKHNKIEYFDIPDEGYVLEPHKFYLGVTLEYTETHAHVPFLEGKSSTGRLGIDIHATAGKGDVGFCGNWTLEISCKQPVRVYHGMPIGQLIYFPVEGEIEVKYNQKSNAKYSGQPNKPVESMMWKNKF, from the coding sequence ATGATCCTGACAGATAAGCGCATACTTGAGGAAATGGATAAAGGCACCATTAAAATTGAACCTTACAATCGTGCCGATCTGGGCAGTAACAGCTATGATGTTCATCTGGGAAAGACTTTGGCAGTATATGTCGATGAAGTATTGGATGCCAAAAAACACAATAAGATCGAATATTTTGATATTCCGGATGAAGGATATGTGCTTGAGCCGCACAAGTTTTACCTCGGCGTTACACTTGAGTACACGGAAACACATGCCCACGTACCTTTTCTGGAAGGAAAATCCTCAACAGGTAGACTTGGTATCGATATTCACGCAACTGCAGGTAAAGGTGATGTAGGATTTTGTGGTAACTGGACACTCGAGATCTCTTGCAAACAACCTGTACGGGTATATCATGGAATGCCGATCGGACAGCTGATCTACTTCCCTGTTGAAGGAGAGATCGAAGTAAAATACAATCAGAAATCCAACGCCAAATACAGCGGTCAACCCAATAAGCCGGTGGAGAGTATGATGTGGAAGAATAAATTTTAG
- a CDS encoding TspO/MBR family protein translates to MKKSDLIKLITSIVLCVSLGAVGGLVTVNEIPTWYASLNKPSFNPPNWLFGPVWTTLYFLMGVSAYLIWKQPVSKARNQALQLFILQFLFNFCWSFIFFGLHATGWALIEMIALWILILMTILHFAKHSKLAAWLLVPYISWVSFALLLNAAIWRLN, encoded by the coding sequence ATGAAAAAATCTGATCTCATAAAATTAATTACCTCCATTGTACTTTGTGTTTCGTTAGGTGCAGTAGGTGGATTGGTAACAGTGAATGAAATACCTACTTGGTATGCATCTCTCAATAAACCTTCATTCAATCCACCCAATTGGTTATTTGGTCCGGTATGGACAACCCTTTATTTCTTAATGGGTGTCAGCGCATACCTGATATGGAAACAACCTGTATCAAAAGCAAGAAATCAGGCATTACAATTGTTTATTTTACAATTCCTATTCAACTTCTGCTGGTCATTTATTTTTTTCGGATTGCACGCCACCGGATGGGCATTGATTGAAATGATCGCACTTTGGATCTTAATACTAATGACCATTTTGCATTTCGCGAAACACTCGAAGTTAGCAGCATGGCTTTTGGTGCCCTACATCTCCTGGGTAAGCTTTGCACTCTTGCTCAATGCAGCGATTTGGAGGCTGAATTGA